The following proteins are encoded in a genomic region of Cyclonatronum proteinivorum:
- a CDS encoding BamA/TamA family outer membrane protein, with product MQRMRSVSFILLAILFVCFSPVVVKSPAHAQVQAQQGPLAADTPPDSLQSSNAVLSDPFLENASDEDEAYRNSLVPVPAIAYTPETSLMLGIVAFRQFKPAAAGPETRASQFFGTGIYTLNRQLILEAGTTFILPGERWIHDVYGGYNFFPAQYFPPGFDAPEADERTVEYRRLFFRGDFVRNIGNGWFTGPAVNFERLQSVRVTETDEGEPQPLWSRGNPENNTVAGLGWALRKDTRNSIMTPLQGHYLELTAVLHPAIAGSKGFGSLYLDARRYWKPAALPGTLVAAQFSGMFTAGDVPFQAMPPFGGESINRGYYLGRFNDHNVAQLQLELRQPIWWRFGAVAFASTGEVWNRFTDFSLSNPKYAGGAGFRFDLNPRDSLNVRIDYGFGPHGSGLYITLGEAF from the coding sequence ATGCAACGTATGCGCTCCGTATCCTTTATTCTTCTCGCTATTCTGTTCGTCTGCTTTTCCCCTGTAGTGGTGAAATCTCCAGCCCATGCGCAAGTACAAGCGCAACAAGGCCCGCTTGCAGCGGACACCCCCCCCGATTCGCTGCAGTCCTCAAACGCAGTTCTCAGCGATCCCTTTTTGGAGAATGCTTCTGATGAAGACGAAGCCTATCGCAACAGTCTTGTGCCGGTGCCTGCCATTGCCTACACCCCGGAAACCAGCCTGATGCTCGGTATCGTAGCCTTCCGGCAGTTTAAGCCAGCGGCTGCAGGACCCGAAACACGGGCCTCGCAGTTTTTCGGAACCGGTATTTACACCCTCAACCGGCAGCTCATACTGGAAGCCGGCACGACATTTATCCTGCCCGGCGAACGCTGGATTCACGATGTGTACGGGGGCTATAATTTTTTCCCGGCACAGTACTTCCCGCCCGGTTTCGATGCCCCTGAGGCGGATGAGCGGACGGTAGAATACCGTCGCCTCTTTTTCAGAGGCGACTTTGTGCGGAATATCGGAAACGGCTGGTTTACCGGTCCCGCGGTCAATTTTGAACGGCTGCAGTCGGTGCGCGTCACGGAAACCGACGAGGGCGAACCTCAGCCGCTGTGGTCACGCGGCAATCCCGAAAACAACACCGTAGCCGGACTCGGCTGGGCCCTCCGCAAGGACACCCGGAACAGCATCATGACTCCGCTGCAGGGACATTACCTTGAACTGACGGCAGTGCTGCATCCCGCCATTGCGGGCAGTAAGGGCTTTGGCTCGCTTTATCTCGACGCCCGGCGCTACTGGAAGCCCGCGGCTCTGCCCGGTACCCTCGTTGCTGCGCAGTTCTCCGGCATGTTCACGGCAGGTGACGTGCCTTTTCAGGCAATGCCGCCATTTGGCGGGGAGAGCATCAACCGGGGCTACTATCTCGGTCGCTTCAACGATCACAATGTGGCACAGCTGCAGCTCGAGCTGCGGCAGCCGATTTGGTGGCGCTTCGGCGCCGTAGCATTTGCCTCAACAGGAGAAGTCTGGAACCGTTTCACAGACTTCTCCCTCAGCAATCCCAAATATGCCGGCGGGGCGGGCTTCCGTTTCGATCTCAATCCCCGGGATTCCCTCAATGTCCGCATCGATTACGGCTTTGGGCCGCATGGCAGCGGACTCTACATCACCCTCGGCGAAGCTTTCTGA
- a CDS encoding T9SS type A sorting domain-containing protein, whose translation MRFSCPAFVRSFNHLFRFRLLPAAVLIGAAALLTAVLQLSEREYVISGNVTFSGDEAPAAFQPVILRSAEEDSLASATTDASGFFQISQTTVSAGDQDEVDLPQAVELSAVWPNPAQGDVNVAFETPANARYTMEVYNLLGQRVQRRQFTLQPGSGVFRITRPASDGVYLLRLSGPDGQDTRKVTFVGGQALSGGGDIRLSAFQAKTSVNEQGEVAGGARGGDVLFRIEVPESALHEGFEGVITHPENGDGPIMIPYDITLNDKMLITSLEGRLQDTQGQPLGGTLELWDQAPESAGGMQQVTEPNEAGEEPLLTLDVNGDFTAELAQAVRLAPDVYTARLWYKPDGTEIRELVLEEEIAAGQAHDLGVTEVELGLRLLVTLDFFYDDAVDAATPQAAPDVAVTLRDPQDDTMLAEGFTDGEGQFSALLTLPPGLESVRLQASLTHVMPVDELLSGFSMNEADASLSETIELTSEMTELSAVLQANTNPLQPAGGVFARVVRQTGGPAFAEGVSTGTGALSLTYTLAGSGLPETQMLRLQTEQTTQVQSGNFGFSHSAGALDLGTLLLTPKTVSLQFQVSGINGLPVADALFQVFNSEGGILLGEGSSDENGVVFLVLEGQDAEALQTVFVTVNGLHYTELGFTVSVDPFMPIMLELEPEVATIALNLQNSEGVPVGGVQGLLQWEDVLLVQNSTNATGQALLTYTLAGTDAPETPELTIFVPETMLYEAAEASVIHNPEEQVSVLLTLEDRR comes from the coding sequence ATGCGTTTTTCTTGTCCTGCCTTTGTTCGCTCCTTTAACCATCTGTTTCGCTTTCGACTGCTACCTGCCGCGGTGCTGATTGGGGCTGCGGCCCTTCTCACAGCTGTGCTGCAGCTTTCGGAGCGGGAGTATGTGATTTCCGGCAATGTAACCTTCAGCGGTGATGAGGCGCCCGCCGCGTTTCAGCCCGTCATTCTGCGTTCGGCTGAGGAAGATTCGCTGGCATCTGCAACCACAGATGCCTCCGGTTTTTTTCAGATTTCGCAAACAACAGTTAGTGCCGGTGATCAGGATGAGGTCGATCTGCCTCAAGCCGTGGAACTGAGCGCGGTCTGGCCGAATCCGGCACAGGGCGACGTAAATGTAGCTTTTGAAACGCCCGCCAATGCCCGCTACACCATGGAGGTGTATAATCTTCTCGGGCAGCGGGTACAGCGCCGGCAATTTACCTTACAGCCGGGCAGCGGGGTTTTTCGCATTACGCGGCCGGCTTCGGACGGGGTGTACTTGCTGCGTCTGAGTGGTCCTGACGGACAGGACACCCGCAAGGTCACCTTTGTAGGCGGTCAGGCCCTCAGCGGAGGCGGCGATATCCGCCTGTCGGCTTTTCAGGCGAAAACAAGCGTGAACGAGCAGGGCGAGGTGGCCGGCGGTGCAAGGGGCGGGGACGTGCTTTTCCGTATCGAAGTGCCCGAATCAGCGCTGCATGAGGGTTTCGAGGGCGTCATCACCCATCCGGAAAACGGCGATGGGCCGATTATGATCCCCTATGACATCACCCTGAACGATAAGATGCTGATTACTTCGCTGGAGGGCCGGCTTCAGGACACGCAGGGGCAGCCGCTGGGCGGCACGCTGGAACTGTGGGATCAGGCGCCCGAATCGGCTGGCGGAATGCAGCAGGTTACAGAACCCAACGAAGCCGGAGAAGAACCGCTTTTGACGCTCGATGTCAATGGTGACTTTACCGCCGAACTCGCGCAGGCCGTGCGGCTGGCTCCGGATGTGTACACCGCGCGCTTGTGGTACAAGCCGGATGGCACCGAGATCCGCGAACTCGTGCTGGAAGAGGAGATCGCGGCCGGACAGGCGCATGATTTAGGTGTTACGGAAGTTGAACTGGGCCTGAGACTGCTGGTTACGCTGGATTTTTTCTATGATGATGCCGTCGATGCCGCTACGCCACAAGCTGCACCCGATGTGGCGGTTACGCTGCGTGATCCGCAGGATGATACGATGCTGGCCGAGGGATTTACGGACGGCGAGGGTCAGTTCAGCGCGCTGCTGACCCTGCCGCCCGGCCTGGAGAGCGTGCGGCTGCAGGCCAGTCTGACGCATGTTATGCCGGTGGATGAACTGCTATCCGGCTTCAGCATGAATGAGGCCGATGCATCCCTTAGTGAAACCATTGAACTGACGTCCGAGATGACCGAGCTGAGCGCTGTATTGCAGGCCAATACCAACCCTTTGCAGCCGGCTGGGGGTGTTTTTGCCAGGGTAGTCAGACAAACGGGTGGTCCGGCTTTTGCGGAGGGGGTGAGTACGGGAACCGGAGCACTGTCGCTGACCTACACCCTTGCCGGTAGCGGCTTACCTGAGACGCAGATGCTGCGGCTGCAAACCGAGCAAACCACACAGGTGCAGTCCGGCAACTTCGGCTTCTCCCATTCGGCTGGCGCGCTGGATCTTGGCACACTGCTGCTAACCCCAAAGACGGTCAGCCTTCAGTTTCAGGTAAGCGGGATCAACGGACTTCCGGTTGCAGACGCCTTGTTTCAGGTATTCAATTCGGAGGGCGGGATCCTGCTCGGGGAAGGCAGTAGCGATGAAAACGGAGTGGTCTTCCTGGTGCTGGAAGGTCAGGACGCCGAGGCGCTGCAGACGGTGTTTGTTACCGTTAACGGGCTTCATTATACGGAGCTGGGTTTCACTGTATCTGTTGACCCGTTCATGCCCATTATGCTCGAACTGGAACCGGAGGTGGCTACCATAGCGCTCAACTTGCAGAACAGTGAGGGCGTGCCGGTGGGAGGAGTGCAGGGACTGTTGCAATGGGAAGATGTGCTGCTGGTACAAAACAGCACCAATGCCACCGGGCAGGCACTTCTAACCTATACTTTGGCTGGTACGGATGCACCCGAAACGCCTGAGCTGACCATTTTTGTGCCGGAGACCATGTTGTACGAAGCTGCGGAAGCAAGCGTGATCCACAACCCGGAAGAGCAGGTTTCTGTACTCCTCACCTTAGAAGATAGAAGGTAG
- a CDS encoding alpha/beta fold hydrolase → MHWLLKFFGILIAIIFISGSLFLLIFTRGSFFPHTDAIEPEEGRQPVAELTTVTLGGFEQHLLLRGHDDTKPVLLWLHGGPGTPQMPFAHAFGRELEEHFIVVHWDQRGAGKSNTADFDEASLTFEQQTADALELVHWLRERFGQDRIFLLGHSWGTRVGIALAAEHPELFYAWIGVSQVVDHGRATVMARDWLERRISLEERWTLGEIKIPAMQHDDYRRLAKIVERRGGGTDLPVSELIRIALRAPEYSMRDNLQLLTGMNRGGKPMHAQGIIKPYNLTEQIASLDIPAWFLNGRNDFNTPAALVREFYEQLEAPLKRYIIFPQAHTPFFASPELFVTTLIEMQAEVLAYHAEEGEP, encoded by the coding sequence ATGCACTGGCTGCTCAAGTTTTTCGGAATTCTTATTGCAATCATCTTCATCAGCGGAAGCTTGTTTCTGCTCATCTTCACCCGCGGAAGTTTCTTCCCGCATACGGACGCGATTGAACCGGAGGAGGGCCGGCAGCCAGTCGCGGAACTGACAACGGTGACCCTCGGTGGCTTTGAACAGCATTTGCTGCTGCGCGGTCATGACGATACAAAGCCCGTGCTCCTCTGGCTGCACGGCGGTCCCGGAACCCCGCAAATGCCATTCGCACACGCCTTTGGCCGAGAACTCGAAGAACATTTCATCGTCGTGCACTGGGATCAGCGCGGAGCCGGAAAGTCCAACACCGCCGATTTTGATGAAGCCTCCCTCACCTTTGAACAGCAAACTGCTGACGCGCTCGAACTGGTACACTGGCTGCGCGAGCGTTTTGGTCAGGACCGCATATTCCTGCTCGGTCATTCCTGGGGTACCCGCGTCGGCATCGCGCTCGCGGCCGAACATCCCGAGCTGTTTTATGCCTGGATAGGCGTGTCGCAGGTCGTAGATCACGGACGCGCAACCGTGATGGCGCGCGATTGGCTGGAGCGGCGCATCAGCCTCGAAGAACGCTGGACCCTGGGAGAAATCAAAATCCCGGCCATGCAGCACGACGACTACCGGCGCCTCGCCAAAATTGTAGAGCGGCGCGGCGGGGGCACCGATCTGCCGGTTTCCGAACTGATCCGGATTGCCCTACGCGCTCCCGAGTACAGCATGCGCGACAACCTGCAGCTGCTCACCGGTATGAACCGCGGCGGCAAGCCCATGCACGCACAGGGCATCATCAAGCCGTACAACCTCACCGAACAGATCGCTTCGCTCGACATTCCGGCATGGTTTCTGAACGGGCGCAATGACTTCAACACCCCGGCGGCGCTCGTCCGTGAATTCTATGAACAGCTTGAAGCACCCCTCAAACGCTACATAATATTCCCGCAGGCGCATACGCCTTTCTTCGCAAGCCCGGAGCTCTTTGTAACCACCCTCATCGAAATGCAGGCTGAAGTCTTGGCATATCACGCGGAGGAGGGGGAACCTTAG